A genomic stretch from Aerococcaceae bacterium zg-1292 includes:
- a CDS encoding IS607 family transposase: MDKKQYLIIGEAADYIGKSPHTLRKWDKDGTLVPEHKTDYGTRYYSKRQLNEYLGIESKNKVVIGYARVSSKKQEQDLQRQIENLETYLFAQGKPFTIIKDIGSGINYEKKGLLRLMREVKEGRVDKIVVLYKDRLLRIGFELFQAFCDLYSVPIEIVDSQKVDEQQELTEDLVQVMTVFACRMQGRRSRRTKSMIQSYKEKELEKGN, encoded by the coding sequence ATGGACAAAAAACAATATTTAATTATTGGTGAGGCGGCCGATTATATCGGCAAAAGCCCACACACATTAAGAAAATGGGATAAAGACGGAACATTGGTTCCAGAACATAAAACGGATTATGGTACTCGATATTATTCCAAACGACAATTAAACGAATATCTTGGCATCGAATCAAAAAATAAAGTTGTGATTGGTTATGCAAGGGTGTCGTCAAAGAAACAAGAACAAGATTTACAGCGTCAAATCGAAAACTTAGAAACTTATTTATTTGCACAAGGCAAGCCTTTTACAATTATTAAAGACATCGGCAGTGGAATTAATTATGAGAAAAAAGGGTTGTTACGCCTAATGAGAGAGGTTAAAGAGGGACGAGTTGATAAAATCGTTGTCTTATACAAAGACCGCCTATTACGTATTGGATTTGAATTATTTCAAGCATTTTGTGACCTATATAGCGTTCCAATTGAAATTGTAGATTCACAGAAAGTGGACGAACAACAAGAGCTTACAGAAGACTTGGTACAAGTAATGACAGTATTTGCTTGTAGAATGCAAGGAAGAAGAAG
- a CDS encoding GNAT family N-acetyltransferase — protein sequence MNIKIKEITHKEVKQVIAREVLYDLPEWFGMEESTENYISESKDKVFLACYVNDDVAGFVVLNTTSDDCAEIFVMGVKKQYQRMRMGTQLMDAYERLAKKQGYSYSQVKTVTKQLQLI from the coding sequence ATGAATATAAAAATCAAAGAGATTACGCATAAGGAAGTCAAGCAAGTCATTGCACGGGAAGTGTTGTATGATTTGCCAGAATGGTTTGGAATGGAGGAAAGCACGGAAAATTATATAAGTGAATCTAAAGACAAAGTATTTTTAGCCTGTTATGTGAATGATGATGTCGCCGGATTTGTCGTATTAAATACGACAAGTGATGACTGTGCAGAGATTTTTGTGATGGGCGTCAAAAAACAGTATCAACGCATGAGAATGGGTACTCAGTTAATGGATGCCTATGAGAGGTTGGCAAAAAAGCAGGGATATAGCTATTCGCAAGTAAAAACGGTAACTAAACAGTTGCAACTCATTTAA
- a CDS encoding MATE family efflux transporter, which translates to MNDMTSGSPLKKVIIFSIPLIIGNLFQLLYNMVDTLIVGRTMGLEALAGIGAAGSVSFLILGFSQGFTAGLSIPIAQAYGARDYHKLQRSVLLNWILSLSVSAILIALSLFSLRGILTFMKTPANIIDYTYSYLFIIFGFMFITVLYNMLNNLMRSLGDSRTPLYFLIVAALTNIVLDYLFIVYLGLGVAGTAIATIMSQGLAVTLCLIAIHRQWPILKVRLDVGIKKEELMYHLQIALPMAFQSSIIAIGTIAVTMALNALGAVAVASYSAAQKVDQVVILILMSFGVAMATYVGQNFGARKFERIRQGVRSISILSVIVAIVAGIVLWIFGKELVALFVSGEDSQKMIEYGFMYFKMNGPMYWVLSLLFVYRYTLQGLGDSKIPTFAGIMELIMRVAAAIVLGKLWGFLGLSLSSPLAWIGSAVPLGITYHKRKHHLDQLQRG; encoded by the coding sequence GTGAATGATATGACATCAGGCTCACCACTGAAAAAAGTAATTATTTTTTCGATACCATTAATTATCGGAAACTTATTTCAATTATTGTATAACATGGTGGATACATTGATTGTCGGACGGACCATGGGTCTAGAAGCATTAGCGGGAATTGGTGCTGCGGGAAGTGTAAGTTTTTTGATTTTAGGATTTTCTCAAGGTTTTACTGCCGGTTTATCCATTCCAATTGCACAAGCGTACGGAGCACGGGATTATCATAAGTTACAACGGAGTGTCTTGTTGAACTGGATACTGTCACTCAGTGTATCGGCCATTTTAATTGCGTTGAGTTTATTCTCATTACGTGGTATTTTAACTTTTATGAAAACACCTGCCAATATTATTGACTATACGTATAGTTACTTATTTATTATTTTTGGCTTTATGTTTATTACTGTGCTTTACAATATGTTGAATAATTTAATGCGTTCTTTAGGAGATAGCCGTACACCGTTATACTTTTTAATCGTGGCTGCATTAACCAATATTGTGTTAGATTATCTATTTATTGTCTATTTAGGGTTAGGTGTTGCAGGGACTGCCATTGCAACGATTATGTCGCAGGGTTTAGCAGTTACCTTATGTCTCATCGCCATCCATAGACAATGGCCGATTTTAAAAGTGCGTTTGGATGTTGGTATTAAAAAAGAAGAGTTGATGTATCACTTACAAATCGCATTACCGATGGCTTTTCAATCATCAATCATTGCGATTGGCACGATAGCAGTCACTATGGCACTTAATGCATTGGGTGCCGTTGCTGTTGCGAGTTATTCAGCCGCGCAAAAGGTTGACCAAGTTGTGATTTTAATTTTAATGTCATTTGGTGTTGCGATGGCGACTTATGTTGGACAAAACTTTGGTGCCCGTAAATTTGAACGTATTCGACAAGGTGTTCGTTCGATTTCAATATTATCGGTTATAGTAGCAATTGTAGCCGGAATCGTGTTATGGATTTTTGGTAAAGAATTGGTTGCATTATTTGTCAGCGGCGAAGATTCACAAAAAATGATTGAGTATGGCTTCATGTATTTTAAAATGAATGGTCCTATGTATTGGGTATTAAGTTTATTATTCGTCTATCGTTATACTTTACAAGGTTTAGGGGATAGCAAAATTCCGACCTTCGCCGGTATTATGGAGTTGATTATGCGTGTAGCCGCCGCAATTGTTTTAGGTAAATTATGGGGATTCCTTGGCTTATCATTATCAAGTCCACTGGCGTGGATTGGTTCAGCTGTACCATTAGGAATTACGTATCATAAGCGTAAACATCATTTAGATCAGCTACAAAGAGGATAG
- a CDS encoding DUF853 family protein: MSQTIQFGYGSAPALINLNQLNRHGIIAGATGTGKTVTLKVLAEQLSKAGVPVFLADIKGDLTSLAQSNNGDVDNERLAITQYTDYEPAAFPVELWDVLGENGIPLRMTISEMGPVLLSRILGLNDVQTGILNIVFSVADEKGLLLIDLMDLRAMLNYVLENAKELSQHYGNIAASSVGAILRSIVVLEQQGAKSFFGEPALELADLMRTDAQGQGVINILNAVKLSQQPTLYATVLLAVLANLYETLPEVGDLAKPKLVFFFDEAHLMFNKTPDVLLEKIELIVRLIRSKGVSVFFVTQNPLDIPERVASQLGNRIQHGLRAFTPKEIKTVNAVADSFRQAADADLASAIQSLKVGQAVVSTLNDDGTPKEADIVTIWPPQSHLGTVDFAVQASVINESALIAKYETPIDRESAHEMILAQTAEREQEILLEAERQEAAKEQERLNKEFQREQERLTKEAEKARARQEKATQKSSTRRTDTPMDRFTKNIMSSVGRELGRAITRGITGMLKK, from the coding sequence ATGAGTCAGACAATTCAATTTGGCTATGGCAGTGCACCAGCATTAATCAATTTAAATCAATTAAATCGGCATGGAATCATTGCTGGAGCAACCGGCACAGGTAAAACAGTGACACTAAAAGTGCTTGCCGAACAATTAAGTAAAGCAGGTGTACCTGTATTTCTAGCGGATATTAAGGGTGACTTGACTAGTCTGGCACAATCCAATAATGGTGACGTAGATAATGAACGCTTGGCAATAACGCAGTATACGGACTATGAACCAGCAGCATTTCCGGTTGAATTATGGGATGTTCTCGGTGAAAATGGGATTCCATTACGTATGACGATTTCGGAGATGGGACCTGTCTTATTATCTCGTATTTTGGGACTTAATGATGTGCAAACAGGTATTTTAAACATTGTCTTTTCCGTAGCGGATGAAAAAGGATTATTATTGATTGATTTAATGGATTTACGTGCCATGTTGAATTATGTCTTAGAAAATGCTAAAGAATTGAGTCAACATTATGGCAACATTGCCGCTTCATCAGTCGGTGCAATTTTACGCTCGATTGTGGTGTTGGAACAGCAAGGTGCTAAAAGTTTCTTTGGTGAGCCGGCATTGGAATTGGCTGATTTGATGCGTACAGATGCTCAAGGACAAGGTGTTATCAATATTTTAAATGCTGTTAAACTCAGTCAACAACCGACACTCTATGCGACAGTTTTACTCGCGGTACTTGCGAATCTTTACGAAACATTACCAGAAGTTGGTGATTTAGCTAAACCAAAACTTGTCTTCTTCTTTGATGAAGCGCACTTGATGTTTAACAAAACTCCGGATGTTTTGTTGGAAAAAATTGAATTAATTGTTCGCTTGATTCGCTCCAAAGGGGTATCAGTATTTTTTGTTACTCAAAACCCATTAGATATCCCTGAACGTGTCGCGTCACAGCTGGGTAATCGTATTCAGCATGGTTTACGTGCGTTTACACCCAAAGAAATCAAAACTGTTAATGCTGTTGCGGATAGTTTCCGACAAGCAGCAGATGCAGATTTAGCAAGTGCGATTCAATCATTAAAAGTTGGTCAAGCTGTTGTGTCTACCTTGAATGATGATGGTACGCCTAAAGAAGCTGATATCGTCACTATATGGCCGCCACAAAGTCATTTAGGAACAGTAGATTTTGCTGTACAAGCAAGTGTCATTAATGAGTCAGCATTAATTGCGAAATACGAAACACCAATTGACCGTGAAAGTGCTCACGAAATGATTTTGGCGCAAACCGCTGAGCGTGAGCAAGAAATATTGTTGGAGGCAGAACGCCAAGAAGCAGCAAAAGAGCAAGAACGCTTGAATAAAGAATTCCAGCGGGAACAAGAACGTCTAACGAAAGAAGCTGAAAAAGCGCGGGCACGACAAGAAAAAGCCACTCAAAAATCATCTACTCGACGTACAGATACGCCGATGGATCGCTTCACGAAAAATATTATGAGTTCAGTTGGTCGTGAACTCGGTCGAGCGATTACACGTGGTATTACTGGTATGTTGAAAAAATAA
- a CDS encoding MATE family efflux transporter: MFEQPTIEFHTAKEIKRLANLLIPVLIYQLASFSAQFIDTMMTGNYNEVHLAGVGIGGNLWVPFFTLFTGFISVLTPIVGQALGGKQYKDITHAVRQFIGIGIALSIIFFLMGVLFLRPILNTMTLTDEVRGIAFRYLSYLSMGIIPSILFTVLRSFVDGLGKTRVSMLFMLLLVPFNIILNYLFIYGRFGFPELGGGGAGLGTAISYWLVLGVILLIIKYQPGIAEYRILYYERINVAEWRSFAKMGFPIGLAIFAETSIFSFVGLLMSLYSAQVIAGHQAAMNFTSFLYSFPLSISSALMIAVSQEIGARSYVRAKKITRIGLAMSLVIGIMTMTFLFFNRGRVAVLYGKTPEFIQLTQTFLGYGLLFQVGDSFAAPIQGVLRGYKDTVVPFIIGMIGHWCIGIPTGVLLSKFSSLGPYSFWIGLITGLISVGIGLVFRLLLIERQYAQKNDY; encoded by the coding sequence ATGTTTGAACAACCAACAATAGAATTTCACACAGCAAAAGAAATAAAGCGACTGGCAAATTTATTAATTCCAGTACTAATTTATCAATTGGCCAGTTTTTCGGCACAATTTATCGATACAATGATGACCGGTAATTATAATGAAGTCCATCTGGCCGGTGTTGGTATTGGTGGAAACTTGTGGGTGCCGTTTTTTACATTATTTACGGGGTTTATTTCAGTTCTCACTCCAATTGTCGGGCAAGCCCTGGGCGGTAAGCAATATAAAGACATCACGCATGCAGTACGGCAATTTATTGGAATTGGTATCGCGTTGAGTATTATCTTTTTTCTGATGGGTGTTTTGTTTTTACGCCCCATTTTAAATACGATGACCTTAACGGATGAAGTGCGCGGGATAGCTTTTCGCTACCTATCGTATTTATCAATGGGGATTATTCCATCTATTTTATTTACTGTTTTACGTTCTTTTGTCGATGGCTTAGGGAAAACGCGTGTGTCGATGCTTTTTATGTTACTACTTGTTCCTTTTAATATTATTTTGAATTATTTGTTTATCTACGGACGATTTGGTTTTCCAGAACTTGGTGGTGGCGGTGCAGGATTAGGGACAGCTATTAGTTATTGGCTAGTGTTAGGTGTCATCTTGTTGATTATCAAATACCAACCAGGCATTGCGGAGTATCGCATTTTGTATTATGAACGTATCAATGTTGCTGAGTGGCGTTCATTTGCGAAAATGGGATTTCCTATCGGGCTTGCGATATTTGCAGAAACTAGTATTTTTTCATTCGTCGGCTTATTAATGAGTTTATACAGTGCACAAGTAATCGCGGGGCACCAGGCTGCTATGAATTTCACTTCGTTTCTCTATAGCTTTCCATTAAGTATTTCAAGTGCCTTAATGATTGCTGTATCACAAGAAATTGGGGCGCGTTCTTATGTGCGAGCGAAAAAAATTACGCGCATCGGGTTAGCGATGTCATTAGTGATTGGTATTATGACGATGACTTTTTTATTTTTTAATCGTGGACGTGTCGCAGTATTATATGGAAAAACACCAGAATTTATTCAGCTGACACAAACATTTCTTGGTTATGGTTTATTGTTTCAAGTTGGGGATTCATTTGCAGCACCGATTCAAGGTGTGTTACGTGGTTATAAAGATACGGTTGTCCCATTCATTATTGGGATGATTGGACATTGGTGTATTGGTATTCCAACAGGTGTATTATTATCAAAATTTTCATCGCTGGGGCCATATAGTTTTTGGATTGGGCTGATTACAGGACTGATTTCTGTGGGGATCGGCTTGGTTTTTCGATTGCTATTGATTGAGCGACAATATGCACAGAAAAATGACTATTGA
- a CDS encoding YggS family pyridoxal phosphate-dependent enzyme, which translates to MNSEQLARNLYHINQQIKENKAADQNVTLIAVTKTVDIPTMKQLYDLGVRHFAENRVTTFLEKYEALQVYPDIVWHYIGRLQTRQVRSVLPYVDYFHALDRPSLAKEINKRATKPVNCFVQVNVSGESSKAGGSMEATMEWIEDLAQFSQIHIVGLMTMAPIDASDSELHQYFKVLKELQISIAAQKRHHAPCHELSMGMSQDYPIAVAEGATFVRVGSALFEAV; encoded by the coding sequence ATGAACAGCGAACAATTAGCGAGAAATTTATATCATATAAACCAGCAAATTAAAGAAAATAAAGCAGCAGACCAAAACGTGACATTAATAGCAGTTACTAAAACTGTTGATATTCCTACTATGAAGCAATTGTATGACTTAGGTGTTCGGCATTTTGCTGAAAATCGAGTGACTACCTTTTTAGAAAAATACGAAGCTTTACAGGTATATCCGGATATTGTATGGCATTATATTGGTCGCTTGCAGACACGACAAGTGCGGTCAGTACTACCATATGTTGATTATTTTCATGCGTTGGACCGACCATCGTTAGCTAAAGAAATCAATAAACGTGCAACCAAACCAGTCAATTGTTTTGTGCAAGTCAATGTCAGTGGTGAATCGAGTAAAGCTGGTGGGTCGATGGAAGCGACAATGGAATGGATTGAAGATTTGGCCCAATTTTCACAAATTCATATTGTTGGCTTGATGACGATGGCGCCAATTGATGCGTCTGATAGTGAGTTACATCAATATTTTAAAGTATTAAAAGAACTACAGATATCAATAGCAGCACAAAAAAGGCATCATGCGCCATGCCATGAGTTAAGTATGGGGATGAGTCAAGACTATCCAATTGCGGTAGCTGAAGGTGCGACATTTGTTAGAGTAGGCTCTGCCCTGTTTGAAGCTGTATAA